In one Bacillus sp. PK3_68 genomic region, the following are encoded:
- a CDS encoding sugar-binding domain-containing protein: MQTIIDIQKKIVPDLLDVLQKRYEILQSIRLSQPVGRRLLAQSLGFTERTLRAEVDFLKAQRLIDYRTTGMVLTEEGMSVLEELQELMGSIKGIHTMEEKLKKQFGLDEVIIVHGDSDQSSWVKKELGKACANSIKQRLLANNIIAVTGGTTTLEAAEAMTADFAGQKDVVFVPARGGLGEDLLNQANSIVAKMAANTGSKHKLLYAPDQISRETHESILKEPTIKEVLELIKSSTLVLHGIGEAITMAKRRNTPEEEFQKVKDGKATAEAFGYYFNEEGEIVHRVSTIGLQLDDLASAHDVIAVAGGTSKGKAIRSYLRGAPKITVLITDEAAAEQLLAEH, encoded by the coding sequence ATGCAAACAATTATTGATATTCAAAAAAAAATTGTGCCTGATTTGCTTGATGTTTTACAAAAAAGATATGAAATCTTGCAGTCGATCCGCTTGTCACAGCCAGTTGGCAGAAGATTGTTAGCGCAATCGCTCGGATTTACAGAGCGAACACTTAGAGCAGAGGTGGATTTTTTAAAAGCACAGCGCTTAATTGACTACCGCACAACCGGCATGGTTCTAACAGAAGAAGGTATGTCTGTTCTTGAAGAATTACAGGAGTTGATGGGCAGTATAAAGGGTATACATACGATGGAAGAGAAGCTGAAAAAGCAGTTCGGGCTGGATGAAGTAATCATTGTTCATGGAGACAGCGATCAATCCTCCTGGGTAAAAAAAGAGCTTGGAAAAGCATGTGCAAATAGTATAAAACAGCGTCTACTGGCAAATAATATCATCGCAGTAACAGGGGGAACAACAACGCTCGAAGCAGCTGAGGCAATGACAGCAGATTTTGCTGGCCAAAAGGACGTGGTTTTTGTACCAGCAAGAGGGGGACTTGGTGAAGATCTCTTAAATCAGGCAAACTCCATCGTAGCAAAAATGGCAGCGAACACAGGCAGCAAACATAAATTGTTGTACGCGCCTGATCAAATTAGCCGGGAAACCCATGAGTCGATCTTAAAAGAACCAACTATTAAGGAAGTGCTTGAGCTTATTAAGTCTTCTACTCTCGTCTTGCATGGAATCGGTGAGGCAATTACGATGGCGAAGCGCCGAAACACCCCTGAAGAGGAATTTCAGAAAGTTAAAGACGGAAAGGCAACTGCCGAAGCGTTCGGTTATTACTTTAATGAAGAGGGAGAGATTGTTCATAGAGTGTCAACAATTGGTTTGCAGCTCGATGATCTTGCCTCCGCCCATGATGTGATTGCAGTCGCTGGCGGAACATCAAAAGGAAAAGCCATCCGTTCTTATCTGCGTGGAGCACCGAAGATTACAGTGCTCATCACAGATGAAGCGGCAGCTGAGCAGCTATTAGCTGAACACTAA
- a CDS encoding glutaredoxin family protein: MKEVCFYTRPQCRLCEEAKRTLELVREETPFHVREINIDESDELTEKYGLMIPVIELDGEIVQFGDVDYPTIRLKLDS; the protein is encoded by the coding sequence ATGAAAGAAGTTTGTTTTTATACGCGGCCCCAATGCCGGCTCTGCGAAGAAGCGAAGCGTACGTTGGAACTGGTACGGGAAGAAACGCCGTTTCATGTTCGTGAAATTAACATTGATGAAAGTGATGAGTTAACTGAAAAGTATGGTTTAATGATTCCGGTTATTGAATTAGATGGAGAAATTGTGCAATTTGGGGATGTAGACTATCCTACCATTAGACTTAAGCTTGATTCCTAG
- the rpoN gene encoding RNA polymerase factor sigma-54 encodes MHLKPGLWQQQTMKLAMTQELTQAIALLQYSAQELTEFLEAKTMENPFIQLEVSEMKALQPKEKAGTRKGRLEKKEDKNWVEHLADHSQTLTDYLRMQLSIVPMTADQRRILDFLLYNMDENGYMSITVEEATQMCRCHEEAVAEVWELIRDLEPAGVGAANLQDCLLLQLERMKDVPPLVPAIIKDYFVEFAEKNWRLVAKKLSVDVKEIQEAADFIQKLNPKPGSRFHYEQPTYVRPDLTVALKNDSIEVHLLEDEMPKIVFQKDYFDELASHKDEQLKEFMKDKQKDYLWLLKSLEQRKRTIQRVGLKIVEKQKDFFFYGPSRLQPLTMKEIADELEIHESTVSRAVRGKYMQTPYGTYELKTFFPAGLSGGTEETASAAQVKSKITELVNGEDKKKPLSDQEISNLLKEEGWKVSRRTVAKYRDQLFIPSSSKRKRYD; translated from the coding sequence ATGCATTTAAAGCCCGGACTTTGGCAGCAGCAAACGATGAAACTCGCGATGACTCAGGAATTAACACAAGCAATTGCTTTGCTGCAATACTCTGCCCAGGAGTTAACCGAATTTTTAGAAGCGAAAACAATGGAGAATCCATTTATTCAATTAGAAGTATCCGAAATGAAAGCGCTTCAGCCGAAAGAGAAGGCAGGAACGCGCAAAGGGAGACTAGAAAAGAAAGAAGACAAAAACTGGGTGGAGCATTTAGCTGATCACTCCCAGACACTTACAGACTATTTAAGAATGCAGCTTTCGATCGTGCCGATGACTGCGGATCAAAGGCGCATACTTGATTTTTTATTATATAATATGGATGAAAACGGCTATATGTCGATTACAGTTGAAGAGGCTACACAAATGTGTCGCTGTCACGAAGAGGCGGTGGCAGAGGTATGGGAGTTAATTCGCGATTTGGAACCTGCGGGTGTTGGAGCGGCGAATTTACAAGATTGTTTGCTTTTGCAACTCGAACGCATGAAAGATGTGCCACCGCTTGTCCCAGCTATTATTAAAGATTACTTTGTTGAATTTGCTGAGAAAAATTGGCGTCTTGTTGCCAAAAAGCTGAGCGTTGACGTGAAGGAGATTCAAGAGGCTGCTGATTTTATTCAAAAGCTCAATCCAAAGCCTGGCTCTCGTTTTCACTATGAACAGCCAACCTATGTCCGTCCCGATTTAACGGTTGCGCTCAAAAACGATTCTATTGAAGTACATTTGCTGGAAGATGAAATGCCGAAAATTGTGTTTCAGAAAGATTATTTTGACGAGCTGGCAAGCCATAAAGATGAGCAGTTAAAGGAATTTATGAAAGATAAGCAGAAAGATTATCTTTGGCTCTTAAAAAGTCTAGAGCAGCGCAAAAGAACGATTCAGCGTGTCGGCCTAAAGATTGTCGAAAAGCAAAAAGATTTTTTCTTCTATGGGCCTAGCCGCTTGCAGCCGCTCACAATGAAGGAAATTGCTGATGAGCTTGAGATTCATGAATCAACTGTCAGCCGGGCTGTTCGGGGGAAATATATGCAGACTCCCTACGGCACATACGAATTAAAAACATTTTTCCCAGCAGGCTTGTCCGGCGGGACAGAAGAAACAGCTTCAGCTGCACAGGTAAAATCAAAGATTACTGAGCTTGTTAACGGCGAAGATAAGAAAAAGCCGCTTTCCGATCAAGAAATTAGTAATCTTCTAAAAGAAGAAGGATGGAAAGTATCACGAAGAACGGTTGCAAAGTATCGGGATCAGCTCTTTATTCCTTCTTCATCAAAAAGAAAAAGATACGACTGA
- the clpP gene encoding ATP-dependent Clp endopeptidase proteolytic subunit ClpP, whose translation MNLIPTVIEQTNRGERAYDIYSRLLKDRIIMLGSGIDDNVANSIVSQLLFLEAENPEKDISIYINSPGGSITAGMAIYDTIQFIKPDVQTICIGMAASMGAFLLAAGAKGKRYALPNSEVMIHQPLGGAQGQATEIEIAAKRILFLRDKLNQILADRTGQPLEVIARDTDRDNFMTAERALEYGLIDKILTRNELPNK comes from the coding sequence ATGAATTTAATCCCTACAGTTATTGAACAGACGAATCGCGGAGAGCGTGCTTATGACATCTATTCACGCTTATTGAAAGACCGCATCATTATGCTTGGCAGTGGAATTGATGACAATGTAGCCAATTCTATCGTATCTCAGCTCTTGTTCCTTGAGGCAGAGAATCCAGAAAAAGACATCTCCATTTATATTAATAGCCCAGGCGGAAGCATCACTGCCGGCATGGCTATCTATGATACCATCCAGTTTATTAAGCCGGATGTTCAAACGATTTGTATCGGCATGGCAGCATCTATGGGAGCTTTCCTGCTGGCAGCTGGAGCAAAAGGCAAACGCTATGCTCTTCCAAACAGCGAAGTCATGATTCACCAGCCTCTTGGTGGAGCACAAGGACAGGCAACTGAAATCGAAATTGCTGCTAAACGCATTCTCTTCTTGCGTGATAAATTAAATCAAATTCTAGCCGATCGCACTGGACAGCCGCTTGAAGTGATTGCCAGAGACACAGACCGCGATAACTTTATGACTGCTGAACGCGCACTTGAGTATGGTTTGATTGATAAAATTTTGACACGCAACGAACTTCCTAACAAGTAA
- a CDS encoding HPr family phosphocarrier protein: MIEKTTEVQLKTGLQARPAALFVQEANRFSSEIHLEKEGKKVNAKSIMGIMSLAINRGCTVTLSIDGRDEEEAMAALVEFVEKEGNY, translated from the coding sequence ATGATTGAAAAAACAACAGAAGTTCAATTGAAAACAGGACTGCAAGCACGGCCAGCTGCATTATTTGTTCAGGAGGCAAATCGCTTTTCTTCGGAAATTCATCTTGAAAAGGAAGGAAAGAAAGTCAATGCTAAGAGTATTATGGGAATTATGAGCTTAGCGATTAATCGCGGTTGCACGGTGACATTGTCTATTGACGGCCGTGATGAAGAAGAAGCAATGGCAGCCCTTGTTGAGTTCGTTGAAAAAGAAGGGAACTACTAA
- a CDS encoding YvcK family protein: MRQKQEKKVVIIGGGTGLSVLLRGLKKHPVDLTAIVTVADDGGSSGRLRNELNIPPPGDIRNVLAALSDVEPLVETLFQHRFSTKNELSGHSLGNLMIAALTSITGDFVHAVQEMSKVLNVRGKVLPAANQSVVLHAEMDDGTVVSGESKIPYSGKRIKRVFLSPEDIQPLPETIRAIREADLIIVGPGSLYTSILPNLLVPQIGEEVCQSPAKKVYICNLMTQAGETLDFTASDHVKAIYDHMSCRFIDTILVNNDPIPEYIQEKYKEERARPVFYDVDLLKSLGLNVIFDEIAIREGGVVRHDTNKVSEILFRLIEDKNKWKKVA; encoded by the coding sequence ATGAGGCAAAAACAAGAAAAGAAAGTAGTAATTATTGGTGGCGGAACCGGGTTATCGGTCCTTCTGCGCGGACTAAAAAAGCATCCGGTTGATTTAACGGCGATTGTCACTGTGGCTGACGATGGGGGGAGCTCCGGACGTTTGAGGAATGAACTGAATATCCCTCCTCCTGGGGACATTCGCAATGTGTTAGCTGCTTTGTCAGATGTAGAACCGCTTGTAGAAACATTGTTTCAACATCGTTTTAGCACGAAAAATGAATTATCGGGGCATTCGCTTGGCAACTTGATGATTGCAGCGTTAACGTCAATTACTGGTGATTTTGTTCATGCGGTGCAGGAAATGAGCAAAGTGTTAAATGTTCGTGGCAAGGTGTTGCCAGCAGCCAATCAAAGCGTTGTGCTTCATGCAGAAATGGACGACGGCACAGTGGTATCCGGGGAATCGAAAATTCCTTATTCCGGCAAGCGGATTAAGCGGGTGTTTTTATCACCGGAGGATATCCAACCTTTGCCTGAAACGATCCGAGCGATCAGAGAGGCTGATCTAATTATTGTCGGGCCAGGCAGCTTGTATACGAGTATTTTGCCTAATTTGCTTGTTCCGCAAATTGGCGAGGAAGTATGCCAGTCACCTGCCAAAAAAGTCTATATCTGCAATTTGATGACCCAGGCCGGCGAAACGCTTGACTTCACAGCAAGTGACCATGTAAAAGCCATTTATGATCATATGAGCTGTCGCTTCATCGATACCATTTTAGTGAATAATGATCCGATCCCGGAATACATCCAGGAAAAATATAAAGAGGAAAGAGCAAGGCCAGTCTTTTATGATGTTGATTTATTAAAATCATTGGGCCTAAATGTTATTTTTGATGAAATTGCGATTCGTGAAGGTGGCGTGGTTCGCCATGATACAAATAAGGTTTCTGAGATTCTTTTTCGGCTCATTGAGGATAAAAATAAATGGAAGAAGGTGGCGTAG
- the rapZ gene encoding RNase adapter RapZ yields the protein MSNKAGSEMQLVIITGMSGAGKTVAIQSFEDLGFYCVDNLPPTLLPKFLELMKDSGNQMNKVAVVMDMRGREFFDYLFQALDEAAEMSSVTPKLLFLEAEDSVLVRRYKETRRSHPLSPTGLPLDGIQQERALLEDLKGRAHIIYNTSAMKPKDLREKILSEFSLNKKSVFTVNVMSFGFKYGLPIDADLVFDVRFLPNPHYVDHLRPRTGLEEDVSSYVLKWNDTQKFLEKVIDLLSFMLPHYKMEGKSQLVIAIGCTGGQHRSVALAEHIGNYFASDYQTRITHRDINKRTVQAP from the coding sequence ATGAGCAATAAAGCGGGAAGCGAAATGCAGCTGGTTATTATTACCGGTATGTCCGGAGCGGGAAAAACAGTGGCTATCCAAAGCTTTGAAGATCTTGGTTTTTACTGTGTAGATAATTTACCGCCGACCTTGCTGCCCAAGTTTTTAGAGCTGATGAAGGACTCAGGCAATCAAATGAACAAAGTAGCAGTCGTAATGGATATGCGTGGCCGGGAATTTTTTGATTATCTTTTTCAAGCCTTAGATGAAGCGGCTGAGATGTCTTCTGTTACCCCTAAATTATTATTTTTAGAAGCAGAGGATTCTGTGCTTGTTCGCCGATACAAAGAAACGCGGCGCTCTCATCCGCTGTCACCGACTGGTCTTCCTCTCGACGGTATTCAGCAGGAACGCGCCCTTTTGGAGGATTTAAAAGGACGAGCGCATATTATCTATAATACGTCTGCCATGAAGCCCAAGGATTTACGCGAGAAAATTTTAAGTGAGTTCTCACTTAATAAGAAGTCAGTTTTCACTGTGAATGTGATGTCTTTCGGTTTTAAATATGGTCTACCTATTGATGCAGATCTCGTATTTGATGTCCGCTTTTTACCTAATCCGCATTATGTGGACCATCTTAGACCGCGCACCGGGCTTGAAGAGGATGTATCCAGCTATGTATTGAAATGGAATGATACACAGAAATTTCTTGAGAAAGTGATTGATCTACTTTCTTTCATGTTGCCTCATTATAAAATGGAAGGCAAGTCACAGCTCGTTATTGCGATTGGCTGCACCGGCGGCCAACATCGTTCGGTCGCTTTAGCGGAACACATTGGAAACTACTTTGCCAGCGATTATCAAACCCGGATTACTCACCGGGATATTAATAAAAGAACGGTTCAAGCGCCATGA
- a CDS encoding 8-oxo-dGTP diphosphatase: MQRVTNCLLLKDDKVLLLQKPRRNWWVAPGGKMEPGESIRDAVIREYREETGIYLRRPAVKGIFTFIIKDGDDIVSEWMMFTFFAQESDGVSIKECEEGQLEWHPVEKIKELPMAEGDRHILEYMVHGTGVIYGAFTYTPDFKLLSYRLDPN; the protein is encoded by the coding sequence GTGCAACGTGTAACAAACTGCTTGTTGTTAAAAGATGATAAAGTACTGCTTCTGCAAAAGCCTCGTCGCAACTGGTGGGTCGCTCCGGGTGGGAAAATGGAGCCAGGGGAGTCGATCCGCGATGCTGTCATTCGTGAATATAGAGAAGAGACGGGTATTTATTTACGCCGGCCAGCTGTAAAAGGCATTTTCACATTTATTATTAAAGATGGTGACGATATTGTTTCTGAGTGGATGATGTTTACATTTTTTGCTCAGGAAAGTGATGGCGTATCGATTAAAGAATGCGAAGAAGGCCAGCTGGAATGGCACCCGGTTGAAAAAATAAAAGAACTGCCGATGGCGGAAGGTGATCGCCACATTTTAGAATACATGGTACATGGCACTGGGGTGATTTATGGGGCTTTTACATATACGCCTGATTTTAAGCTGCTTTCCTACCGGCTTGATCCAAATTAA